From Lolium perenne isolate Kyuss_39 chromosome 5, Kyuss_2.0, whole genome shotgun sequence, a single genomic window includes:
- the LOC127304465 gene encoding F-box/FBD/LRR-repeat protein At5g22700-like, translating to MSERLNDGENMGTAVDGGEDRIGALPGDLLRYLMSLLPSRDAVRTCVLAKRWRTLWKSVPALRVYDPESYGCAHGASTFVDELIRLRSPTPLNVCDFSSDVDDDANYDFHRADEAFRRMEPWIQYAVSCQVRVLRVRFPCRATNMTLISPHLKRLELCDIELEGCSLDFSSCEALEELEIINCHIFANISSRSLKNLNIRGFSFDFDTRIHIIAPNLITCRLAAASGLTPVLHTMPSLVTASISLRGACMDCCNCGNLSCGGCGGQTANNNSSLVLKSLSGATNLEVTISGRAMSIFRNNLKWGPMFSKLKTLLLSEWCVADDFAGLVYFLQHSPILESLTLQLDFGTHKKHLNKTDKSYNLREQSLLSKHLKIVKIICVTKEDARVCHVLEILHTHGVPSEQIDIQ from the exons ATGTCTGAGAGGCTTAACGATGGAGAAAACATGGGAACGGCGGTGGACGGCGGCGAGGACCGCATCGGCGCCCTCCCAGGCGacctgctgaggtatttgatgtcGTTGCTGCCATCGCGCGACGCGGTGAGGACCTGCGTCCTCGCCAAGCGCTGGCGCACGCTCTGGAAGTCCGTGCCCGCCCTGCGTGTCTATGACCCTGAGAGCTATGGCTGTGCTCATGGTGCAAGCACGTTTGTGGACGAGCTGATTCGCCTCCGCAGCCCAACGCCTCTCAATGTATGCGACTTCAGTTCTGATGTTGACGACGATGCAAACTACGACTTTCATCGGGCCGATGAGGCATTCCGACGCATGGAACCGTGGATCCAGTATGCTGTATCGTGTCAGGTTCGAGTTCTTCGAGTACGTTTTCCCTGCCGGGCAACCAACATGACTCTCATCTCCCCACACCTGAAGAGGTTAGAGCTCTGCGACATAGAGCTCGAGGGATGCTCCCTCGATTTTTCAAGCTGTGAGGCGCTAGAAGAGTTGGAGATAATTAATTGTCACATCTTCGCGAATATCTCGTCCCGGTCATTAAAAAATCTGAACATCCGGGGCTTCAGTTTTGACTTTGATACCCGCATACACATTATTGCCCCAAATCTCATCACCTGCCGACTAGCTGCAGCTAGCGGTTTGACTCCTGTGCTTCATACCATGCCGTCACTAGTAACTGCATCTATCTCACTTAGGGGAGCGTGCATGGACTGTTGTAACTGTGGTAATCTATCATGTGGGGGATGCGGTGGTCAAACCGCTAACAACAACTCCTCGCTGGTTCTCAAAAGTTTGTCAGGCGCTACAAATTTGGAGGTGACAATATCTGGTCGTGCTATG TCTATTTTCAGAAATAATTTGAAATGGGGCCCTATGTTTAGCAAGCTAAAAACATTGTTGCTCAGTGAATGGTGTGTGGCTGATGACTTTGCTGGCCTGGTTTACTTTCTTCAGCACTCACCAATTCTAGAGAGCCTTACGCTACAGCTTGATTTTGGAACTCACAAG AAACATCTGAACAAAACAGATAAAAGCTATAACTTGAGGGAACAGTCATTACTATCGAAGCATCTGAAGATAGTCAAAATCATATGTGTCACGAAGGAAGATGCAAGGGTTTGCCATGTTTTA